One Candidatus Aegiribacteria sp. genomic window carries:
- the vapB gene encoding type II toxin-antitoxin system VapB family antitoxin, with the protein MHTAKVFKSGNSQAVRIPKEYAIEESELYIQRVGNSLVLSSMHVPWSSLRDSLAKFSNDVFSDGRRQPEDQKRVF; encoded by the coding sequence ATGCATACTGCAAAAGTGTTCAAAAGCGGTAACAGCCAGGCGGTCAGGATACCTAAGGAATATGCGATAGAGGAAAGTGAACTCTACATCCAAAGAGTTGGGAATTCTTTAGTGCTTTCATCAATGCATGTCCCATGGAGTTCTCTTCGAGATAGCCTGGCAAAGTTTTCAAATGATGTTTTCTCTGATGGTCGCAGGCAGCCAGAGGATCAAAAGAGAGTTTTCTGA